Proteins encoded by one window of Melanotaenia boesemani isolate fMelBoe1 chromosome 10, fMelBoe1.pri, whole genome shotgun sequence:
- the LOC121647642 gene encoding coiled-coil domain-containing protein 136-like isoform X1 produces MDGLRLPPLIEEALDSTDDPSDLKAESSPTMDNEITAKERGILQNNEKEEMDQERCQEDESEEKKLKDEEGEGEEKKRKEQEPLTEEQELEELKAQVLQLLLELEEARETSNKHQESFHELQGLLDDERLASAHQAEAFTRQIQNLQAQLRSVQEEMDSLEEEKESELSEAQEELRVAQEEILLLQQGAEEAAAERENDIASLQEELCRRRAELQRLSEETQEYELEITTLRAEISMKSQRREAERREGDVDLLKEECRMLREECQTLKEDNRRLSERLQLLQRQRTCSSVYLSLKEEDTEEGTEGKETGSDEVMTESYMTMVQSDNCRLVDASIQKNISFDGKPMTPTTWNGGVGEIFSLRDQLKQAEEKASQVQRECDGLKMELQELQILYDSSQRERAELEEELQRCKAELEKLSVGTQRFIHPSEHPVLSIPFIGMIVIVAVVWCWLSELASQRARGVR; encoded by the exons ATGGATGGATTGCGATTGCCTCCACTCATAGAAGAAGCGTTGGACTCCACAG ATGACCCCAGTGATCTGAAAGCTGAGAGCAGCCCCACAATGGACAACGAAATAACAGCCAAGGAGAGAGGCATCCTGCAGAACAATGAGAAGGAGGAAATGGATCAGGAGAGATGTCAGGAGGATGAgagtgaagaaaagaaactgaaggaTGAGGAAGGTGAaggggaggagaaaaaaaggaaggagcAAGAGCCACTGACCGAGGAGcaggagctggaggagctgaAGGCTCAGgtactgcagctgctgctggagctggagGAAGCCAGGGAGACCTCCAACAAACACCAAGAAAGCTTCCACGAGTTGCAAG GTCTGTTAGACGATGAACGTCTGGCTAGTGCTCATCAGGCTGAGGCCTTCACACGGCAGATCCAGAACCTACAAG CCCAGCTGCGTTCTGTGCAGGAGGAGATGGACAgcctggaggaggagaaggagagcgAGCTGTCAGAGGCCCAGGAGGAGCTGCGTGTGGCCCAAGAGGAGATACTTTTGCTCCAGCAGGGGGCGGAGGAGGCGGCTGCAGAGCGGGAGAACGACATTGCATCCCTGCAGGAAGAGCTGTGTCGCAGGCGTGCTGAGCTGCAGCGTCTCAGTGAGGAGACCCAGGAATACGAACTGGAGATCACCACGCTGAGGGCCGAGATCAGCATGAAGAGTCAGCGCAGGGAGGCTGAGAGGAGAGAGG GTGACGTGGACCTGCTGAAGGAGGAGTGCCGTATGCTGAGGGAGGAGTGTCAGACCCTGAAGGAAGACAACAGGCGCCTCTCTGagaggctgcagctgctgcagagacaGAGGACATG CTCCAGTGTCTACCTGTCGCTGAAAGAGGAAGACACAGAGGAGGGTACTGAAGGGAAGGAGACGGGCTCAGATGAAGTTATGACAGAGAGCTATATGACCATGGTCCAGTCTGACAATTGTCGCCTGGTGGATGCCTCCATCCAGAAAAATATCTCATTTGATGGGAAGCCAATGACACCCACAACCTGGAATGGAGGTGTTGGAGAGATCTTCTCACTGCGAGACCAGCTGAAACAGGCTGAGGAGAAGGCTTCACAGGTTCAGAGGGAG TGTGATGGTCTGAAGATGGAGCTGCAGGAGCTGCAGATACTGTATGACAGCAGTCAGAGGGAGAGGGCAGAActggaggaggagctgcagcGCTGCAAGGCAGAGCTGGAGAAGCTATCAGTGGGGACTCAG AGATTCATCCATCCGTCTGAGCACCCTGTTCTCTCCATCCCCTTCATAGGAATGATAGTAATTGTGGCTGTGGTCTGGTGCTGGTTGTCGGAGCTGGCGTCCCAGAGAGCAAG GGGAGTGAGGTAG
- the LOC121647642 gene encoding coiled-coil domain-containing protein 136-like isoform X2, giving the protein MDGLRLPPLIEEALDSTDDPSDLKAESSPTMDNEITAKERGILQNNEKEEMDQERCQEDESEEKKLKDEEGEGEEKKRKEQEPLTEEQELEELKAQVLQLLLELEEARETSNKHQESFHELQGLLDDERLASAHQAEAFTRQIQNLQAQLRSVQEEMDSLEEEKESELSEAQEELRVAQEEILLLQQGAEEAAAERENDIASLQEELCRRRAELQRLSEETQEYELEITTLRAEISMKSQRREAERREGDVDLLKEECRMLREECQTLKEDNRRLSERLQLLQRQRTCSSVYLSLKEEDTEEGTEGKETGSDEVMTESYMTMVQSDNCRLVDASIQKNISFDGKPMTPTTWNGGVGEIFSLRDQLKQAEEKASQVQRECDGLKMELQELQILYDSSQRERAELEEELQRCKAELEKLSVGTQGSEVGWSSIVTLTAATAILLAMASLLRALVRC; this is encoded by the exons ATGGATGGATTGCGATTGCCTCCACTCATAGAAGAAGCGTTGGACTCCACAG ATGACCCCAGTGATCTGAAAGCTGAGAGCAGCCCCACAATGGACAACGAAATAACAGCCAAGGAGAGAGGCATCCTGCAGAACAATGAGAAGGAGGAAATGGATCAGGAGAGATGTCAGGAGGATGAgagtgaagaaaagaaactgaaggaTGAGGAAGGTGAaggggaggagaaaaaaaggaaggagcAAGAGCCACTGACCGAGGAGcaggagctggaggagctgaAGGCTCAGgtactgcagctgctgctggagctggagGAAGCCAGGGAGACCTCCAACAAACACCAAGAAAGCTTCCACGAGTTGCAAG GTCTGTTAGACGATGAACGTCTGGCTAGTGCTCATCAGGCTGAGGCCTTCACACGGCAGATCCAGAACCTACAAG CCCAGCTGCGTTCTGTGCAGGAGGAGATGGACAgcctggaggaggagaaggagagcgAGCTGTCAGAGGCCCAGGAGGAGCTGCGTGTGGCCCAAGAGGAGATACTTTTGCTCCAGCAGGGGGCGGAGGAGGCGGCTGCAGAGCGGGAGAACGACATTGCATCCCTGCAGGAAGAGCTGTGTCGCAGGCGTGCTGAGCTGCAGCGTCTCAGTGAGGAGACCCAGGAATACGAACTGGAGATCACCACGCTGAGGGCCGAGATCAGCATGAAGAGTCAGCGCAGGGAGGCTGAGAGGAGAGAGG GTGACGTGGACCTGCTGAAGGAGGAGTGCCGTATGCTGAGGGAGGAGTGTCAGACCCTGAAGGAAGACAACAGGCGCCTCTCTGagaggctgcagctgctgcagagacaGAGGACATG CTCCAGTGTCTACCTGTCGCTGAAAGAGGAAGACACAGAGGAGGGTACTGAAGGGAAGGAGACGGGCTCAGATGAAGTTATGACAGAGAGCTATATGACCATGGTCCAGTCTGACAATTGTCGCCTGGTGGATGCCTCCATCCAGAAAAATATCTCATTTGATGGGAAGCCAATGACACCCACAACCTGGAATGGAGGTGTTGGAGAGATCTTCTCACTGCGAGACCAGCTGAAACAGGCTGAGGAGAAGGCTTCACAGGTTCAGAGGGAG TGTGATGGTCTGAAGATGGAGCTGCAGGAGCTGCAGATACTGTATGACAGCAGTCAGAGGGAGAGGGCAGAActggaggaggagctgcagcGCTGCAAGGCAGAGCTGGAGAAGCTATCAGTGGGGACTCAG GGGAGTGAGGTAGGTTGGAGCTCCATTGTGACTCTCACTGCCGCCACAGCGATCCTTCTAGCGATGGCTAGCTTATTGAGAGCTCTCGTCCGATGCTGA
- the LOC121647642 gene encoding coiled-coil domain-containing protein 136-like isoform X3, whose product MDNEITAKERGILQNNEKEEMDQERCQEDESEEKKLKDEEGEGEEKKRKEQEPLTEEQELEELKAQVLQLLLELEEARETSNKHQESFHELQGLLDDERLASAHQAEAFTRQIQNLQAQLRSVQEEMDSLEEEKESELSEAQEELRVAQEEILLLQQGAEEAAAERENDIASLQEELCRRRAELQRLSEETQEYELEITTLRAEISMKSQRREAERREGDVDLLKEECRMLREECQTLKEDNRRLSERLQLLQRQRTCSSVYLSLKEEDTEEGTEGKETGSDEVMTESYMTMVQSDNCRLVDASIQKNISFDGKPMTPTTWNGGVGEIFSLRDQLKQAEEKASQVQRECDGLKMELQELQILYDSSQRERAELEEELQRCKAELEKLSVGTQRFIHPSEHPVLSIPFIGMIVIVAVVWCWLSELASQRARGVR is encoded by the exons ATGGACAACGAAATAACAGCCAAGGAGAGAGGCATCCTGCAGAACAATGAGAAGGAGGAAATGGATCAGGAGAGATGTCAGGAGGATGAgagtgaagaaaagaaactgaaggaTGAGGAAGGTGAaggggaggagaaaaaaaggaaggagcAAGAGCCACTGACCGAGGAGcaggagctggaggagctgaAGGCTCAGgtactgcagctgctgctggagctggagGAAGCCAGGGAGACCTCCAACAAACACCAAGAAAGCTTCCACGAGTTGCAAG GTCTGTTAGACGATGAACGTCTGGCTAGTGCTCATCAGGCTGAGGCCTTCACACGGCAGATCCAGAACCTACAAG CCCAGCTGCGTTCTGTGCAGGAGGAGATGGACAgcctggaggaggagaaggagagcgAGCTGTCAGAGGCCCAGGAGGAGCTGCGTGTGGCCCAAGAGGAGATACTTTTGCTCCAGCAGGGGGCGGAGGAGGCGGCTGCAGAGCGGGAGAACGACATTGCATCCCTGCAGGAAGAGCTGTGTCGCAGGCGTGCTGAGCTGCAGCGTCTCAGTGAGGAGACCCAGGAATACGAACTGGAGATCACCACGCTGAGGGCCGAGATCAGCATGAAGAGTCAGCGCAGGGAGGCTGAGAGGAGAGAGG GTGACGTGGACCTGCTGAAGGAGGAGTGCCGTATGCTGAGGGAGGAGTGTCAGACCCTGAAGGAAGACAACAGGCGCCTCTCTGagaggctgcagctgctgcagagacaGAGGACATG CTCCAGTGTCTACCTGTCGCTGAAAGAGGAAGACACAGAGGAGGGTACTGAAGGGAAGGAGACGGGCTCAGATGAAGTTATGACAGAGAGCTATATGACCATGGTCCAGTCTGACAATTGTCGCCTGGTGGATGCCTCCATCCAGAAAAATATCTCATTTGATGGGAAGCCAATGACACCCACAACCTGGAATGGAGGTGTTGGAGAGATCTTCTCACTGCGAGACCAGCTGAAACAGGCTGAGGAGAAGGCTTCACAGGTTCAGAGGGAG TGTGATGGTCTGAAGATGGAGCTGCAGGAGCTGCAGATACTGTATGACAGCAGTCAGAGGGAGAGGGCAGAActggaggaggagctgcagcGCTGCAAGGCAGAGCTGGAGAAGCTATCAGTGGGGACTCAG AGATTCATCCATCCGTCTGAGCACCCTGTTCTCTCCATCCCCTTCATAGGAATGATAGTAATTGTGGCTGTGGTCTGGTGCTGGTTGTCGGAGCTGGCGTCCCAGAGAGCAAG GGGAGTGAGGTAG